The following proteins are encoded in a genomic region of Poecilia reticulata strain Guanapo linkage group LG11, Guppy_female_1.0+MT, whole genome shotgun sequence:
- the LOC103472852 gene encoding voltage-dependent calcium channel gamma-4 subunit-like, protein METKGRSMPPDVSFLPRPAMVWWERGIQVLLTTMGAFAAFALMTVAIGTDYWLYARAFICNSTANSSQEDSSSNKDKKDPGALTHSGLWRICCLEGLKRGVCSQINHFPDDADYDQDAAEYLLRVVRASSIFPILSAILLLLGGVCVASSGFYKSKRNIILGGGILFVAAGLSNIIGVIVYISAALSDISPKKDEDKKWHYSYGWSFYFGGLSFILAEMVGVLAVNIYIEKNKELRCRSRTDLFKSTTHAMLRLPSYRFRRRSRSSSRSTDPPRSQETSPVGASKTFTLPPSAPPFSVATLPNPHHSSSGGSGGGGGGDISMYTLSRDSKLGSLGGGAPPLYGTVDRATLYQLHNYFPKDSSGSSGGAGGGAVISSGTLPSHSKSNLAAAAAAANAAPLNTSTAAAAPAQAAPISTATMERDRGNVGTLDRLTAKRDRDSNSDTLNRKTTPV, encoded by the exons ATGGAGACGAAAGGAAGAAGCATGCCCCCAG ACGTCAGTTTCCTTCCACGCCCTGCGATGGTTTGGTGGGAACGAGGCATCCAGGTGCTGTTGACCACTATGGGGGCCTTTGCGGCATTTGCTCTCATGACGGTGGCCATCGGCACAGATTACTGGCTGTATGCCCGCGCATTCATCTGCAACAGCACAGCCAACTCTTCCCAGGAGGATTCCTCCAGCAACAAGGACAAGAAAGACCCCGGGGCTCTCACCCACTCTGGCCTCTGGAGGATTTGCTGCCTTGAAG GCTTGAAGAGAGGTGTGTGTTCCCAGATCAATCATTTTCCCGACGACGCAGACTATGACCAAGATGCTGCAGAGTATCTGCTTC GTGTGGTTAGAGCTTCCAGTATCTTTCCAATCCTCAGTGCCATATTGCTCCTGTTGGGCGGAGTGTGTGTTGCTTCCAGCGGCTTCTACAAGAGCAAAAGGAACATTATTCTCGGAGGAGGAATTCTTTTTGTAGCAGCAG GGCTTAGCAACATCATTGGCGTGATAGTATacatctctgcagctctcagcGACATTTCTCCAAAGAAAGACGAGGATAAGAAGTGGCACTACTCTTACGGCTGGTCATTTTACTTTGGCGGTCTGTCCTTCATCCTGGCTGAGATGGTTGGAGTCCTGGCTGTCAACATCTACATTGAGAAGAACAAGGAGCTGCGCTGTCGCTCTCGCACTGACCTCTTCAAGAGCACCACGCATGCCATGCTGCGTCTGCCCAGCTACCGCTTCAGGCGGCGCTCCCGCTCCAGCTCCCGCTCCACCGACCCGCCCCGTTCACAGGAGACCTCCCCCGTTGGAGCGTCCAAGACCTTCACTCTTCCTCCGTCTGCTCCTCCCTTCTCTGTTGCCACTCTGCCCAACCCACACCACAGCAGCAGTGGCGGGAgtggtggaggtggtggtggtgacaTCTCCATGTACACCCTGTCAAGGGACTCCAAGCTGGGGAGCCTGGGAGGAGGAGCCCCACCTCTCTACGGCACGGTGGACCGGGCCACGCTTTATCAGCTTCACAATTACTTCCCGAAAGATTCCAGCGGCAGCAGCGGAGGCGCGGGCGGAGGGGCGGTGATAAGCAGTGGTACGCTCCCATCTCACTCTAAGTCCAACttggcagctgcagcagctgctgctaaCGCTGCGCCACTGAATACCTCCACCGCAGCTGCGGCCCCGGCCCAGGCAGCCCCAATCTCAACAGCCACAATGGAGCGAGACAGGGGCAACGTTGGAACCCTGGACCGGCTGACAGCCAAAAGGGACAGGGATAGCAACTCCGACACACTTAACAGGAAAACAACACCTGTTTAA
- the LOC103472874 gene encoding voltage-dependent calcium channel gamma-7 subunit-like, producing MSSFSTRALTLLSSVFGACGLLLVGVAVSTDYWLLMEEGIVLQQNQTMEVKMALHSGLWRVCFVAGPEKGRCVASEYFTEPEIEITTENTANILSKMILVIKXTMICGFSCMCLLVFVSSGLSLVVGLVLYISSINDEVMNRPREPEQFFHYHYGWSFAFAASSFLLKEGAGVMSVYLFMKRYAEEELYRPHPALYRPRMSDCSDYSGQFLHPDSWAPPQRGRSPSDVSSDISIQLNQTPPPQQTLKGGSSSQATPSSSGPSSAASYQLHPASSSSTSSSYPHPLHPGATSTLTRVPHALAHSQSHPHSSGPPPQSLPMVAPPSAVPPPHYHTHTRMSASPC from the exons ATGAGTTCGTTCAGCACCAGAGCGCTCACTCTGCTCTCGTCGGTGTTCGGAGCTTGTGGGTTGCTGCTGGTGGGCGTTGCTGTATCAACGGACTACTGGCTGCTGATGGAGGAGGGAATcgttctgcagcagaaccaaacCATGGAGGTCAAGATGGCGCTCCACTCCGGGCTCTGGAGAGTCTGTTTTGTTGCAG GACCTGAGAAGGGCAGATGTGTTGCATCGGAGTATTTCACTGAACCAGAGATAGAGatcacaacagaaaacacagccaACATACTAAGTAA AATGATTCTTGTTATAAAGTRTACCATGATATGTGGYTTCAGTTGCATGTGTCTGTTGGTTTTTGTCTCCTCAGGTCTCAGTCTGGTGGTGGGTTTGGTTTTATACATTTCCAGTATTAATGACGAAGTGATGAATCGACCCAGAGAGCCAGARCAGTTTTTTCACTACCACTACGGCTGGTCCTTTGCCTTCGCTGCCTCCTCCTTCCTGCTCAAAGAG GGTGCAGGAGTGATGTCTGTCTACCTCTTTATGAAGCGTTATGCAGAGGAGGAGCTCTACCGCCCCCATCCAGCACTCTACCGCCCCCGTATGTCTGACTGCAGCGACTACAGTGGCCAGTTCCTTCATCCAGACTCCTGGGCTCCACCACAGCGGGGCCGAAGTCCCTCTGACGTCTCCTCTGACATCTCCATCCAGCTCAACCAGACCCCGCCGCCTCAGCAAACCCTAAAGGGCGGCAGTAGCTCCCAGGCAACGCCTTCTTCTTCCGGACCTTCATCAGCTGCCAGCTACCAGCTCCATCCtgcgtcttcctcctccacatCCTCCTCATATCCKCACCCCCTTCACCCAGGTGCCACCTCTACCCTGACTAGGGTGCCACATGCTCTCGCCCACTCGCAATCACATCCCCATTCGAGCGGGCCCCCACCTCAGTCCCTGCCGATGGTAGCACCTCCCTCTGCCGTGCCTCCTCCTcactaccacacacacacacgaatgAGTGCCTCACCATGCTAG